The DNA region GGGCGGTAGCAAGAGCCGTGCGGCCTGGGCGGGTGGAATGCTGGACGGCCAGGGCTGGTATGCCCCGGCCTTGAATGATCCGGCCCAGGCAGGCTTGCAGGACTGGCCGGTCGAAGACATCGTCGCTCTGCTGCGCGTGGGGACTACCCCGCGGGCTGCTGTCAGTGGGCCCATGGCCGAGGTGGTGGTGCGAAGCACCCAGTACCTCGACGATGCCGATGCCCGGGCCGTGGCCGTCTATCTGCAAAGCCTGCCGTTGCAGCGTGCTGAACCGGAGGAGGCTGCCCAGCCAGTGGTGCAGACACTCCAGCGTGGGCAGGGCCTGTATACGCGCCACTGCGCCCAGTGCCATGGGGACGGCGGCGAAGGGGTGGCCGGGGCAATGCCGCCGCTGGCGGGGAACCGGGCTGTGGTACTTCAACCGCCGGTCAACGTGATCCGTACGATCCTGCATGGTGGGTATCTTCCAGCGACGGCGGGCAATCCACGGCCGCACGGAATGCCTCCGTTCCTGCACGTGCTCAGCGATGAGGAAATCGCGGACGTGGCCACGTTCATCCGCAATGCCTGGGGCAACACGGCCCCATCCGTAGGTACCATAGATGTCTACCGTGCGCGCTAAAAAAAAGCGCATGCGTCGTGCAGCCTCCGCCGTTGATTCCGTCAAGGACCTCCCTCATGGACCGACCGTCCGCCCCCAGTGGCCTCGCGCCTTCCGCATCCGCCGCCGCCGAATGGTCGGTGGTCTGTCTCTGCGCCGAATGGTGTGGCGTGTGCCGGGAATACGAAGGGCTCTTCAAGGCACTGGAATCGCTGCATCCTGGGGTGAGGTTTCTCTGGATCGATGTCGAGGATCGCGAGGATATCGTCGAGGATTTCGACGTCGAGACCTTTCCCTCGCTGCTGATTGCCCAGGGCCCACTGGTCCGTTTCCTGGGGCCGTTGCTGCCCCAGTCCGGAGTGCTGGACCGCCTGTTGCGCAGCCTCATGGAGCGCCCCGGGGCCGAGGCGGGGCCGGGGGAGGAGGCCCAGGCGCTGTGGGCCCGCGTGCGTGCTGCAAACGTGTAGGCCTAGGATGCAAGTTGCGTGCCGCCAGCTTTGCAAAGCGGGGCTTTAACCGCTACAATAGCGGCTTCACGACCAAACGGGCGGGTACTCACCGCCCGTTTTTTTTGGGCGTTTGCTTTTCGAGCTCGAAGCTGCCGGGTTGACTGGGTGGTTGTCGGGTTTTTCGCACTTCTGGAAACTGAACAGAACACACGTGGCATTGCAAGAGATCGTCGAACAGACAGTGGCTGGCCTGGGTTACGACCTGGTGGAGGTGGAACGCTCCGCCGGCGGGCTGCTGCGCATCACCATCGATCTGCCATGGAGCGCGCCCGATGTGAACGCGCAACTGCCCGTGGCCGAGCAGTTCGTGACCGTCGAGGACTGCGAGAAGGTCACGCGCCAGTTGCAGTTCGCCCTGGAAGTCGACGGCGTCGAATACAAGCGGCTGGAAGTGTCGTCCCCCGGCATCGATCGCCCCCTGCGCCACGAGCAGGATTTCCTGCGGTTTGCCGGCGAGGTGATCGACATCACCTTGAAGGCGCCCCTGGGTGCTGCTGCCGAAGGCCAGGTGAATGCCAATCGCAAGAAATTCCGCGGCACGCTGGAGCGGGCCGAGTCAGGCGGCTGGCAAATCGTGTGGAGCGATGAGCCGCCGCCCAAGCCTGGCCAGAGAGTCAGCAAAAAGCGTGTGCCGCCGCCGTTGCAGGCCCTGGGCTTCACGCTGGACGAACTGCGCGATGCACGTCTCGCGCCCATCGTGGATTTCAAGGGGCGTGGCTCCAAGGCCGGGCCTCCGCCGGGCTGAGACTTCAAAGATAAAAATTTCGGACCAGCGCTGCCGGCGTAGGCCCCCAAGTGATTGAGAAACAGGAGAGTCGTCGCATGAATCGCGAATTGTTGATGTTGGTTGAGGCTATTTCGCGTGAGAAGAACGTCGAGCGCGATGTGGTGTTTGGCGCCGTCGAATCCGCCCTGGCGCAGGCGACGAAAAAGCTGTACCCCGGCGAAGTGGACATTCGCGTCGCCATCGACCGCGACAGCGGTAACTACGAGACTTTCCGCCGCTGGCTGGTGGTGCCCGACGATGCCGGCCTGCAAAATCCGGATGCTGAAGAACTGCTGATGGACGCGCAGGAGCGCATCGCCGATGTCGAGGTCGGCGAGTACATCGAAGAAGGTGTCGAGTCCGTGCCCATCGGCCGCATCGGTGCGATGGCTGCCAAGCAGGTGATCCTGCAGAAGATCCGCGACGCCGAGCGCGAGATGCTGCTCAACGACTTCATGTCCCGCGGCGAGCGCATCTTCACCGGTACCGTCAAGCGCATGGACAAAGGCGACATCATTGTCGAGTCCGGCCGCGTGGAAGGCCGCCTGCGCCGGGGCGAGATGATTCCCAAGGAAAACCTGCGCAACGGCGACCGCGTGCGGGCCATGATCATGGAAGTCGACCTAACGCTGCGGGGCGCGCCGATCATCCTCTCGCGCTCGGCGCCGGAATTCATGATCGAGCTGTTCCGCAACGAGGTTCCCGAGATCGAGCAGGGGCTGCTGGAGATCAAGAGCTGCGCCCGCGATGCCGGCAGCCGCGCCAAGATCGCCGTGCTGTCCCATGACAAGCGCGTGGATCCCATCGGTACCTGCGTCGGCGTCCGCGGCACCCGCGTCAACGCGGTGACCAATGAACTGGCCGGAGAGCGTGTGGACATCGTGCTGTGGTCCGAAGACCCCGCACAGTTCGTGATCGGCGCGCTGGCGCCGGCCAACGTCTCGTCCATCGTGGTGGACGAAGAAAAGCACGCCATGGATGTGGTGGTGGACGAGGAGAACCTCGCGATCGCCATCGGCCGCGGCGGTCAGAACGTGCGCCTGGCTTCCGAACTCACGGGCTGGAAGATCAACATCATGGACGCGGCGGAGTCGGCCCAGAAGCAGGCCAACGAAACCGATGCGTCCCGCAAGCTGTTCATGGAAAAGCTGGATGTGGACGAAGAGATCGCCGACATCCTGATCGCCG from Paracidovorax wautersii includes:
- the nusA gene encoding transcription termination factor NusA, producing the protein MNRELLMLVEAISREKNVERDVVFGAVESALAQATKKLYPGEVDIRVAIDRDSGNYETFRRWLVVPDDAGLQNPDAEELLMDAQERIADVEVGEYIEEGVESVPIGRIGAMAAKQVILQKIRDAEREMLLNDFMSRGERIFTGTVKRMDKGDIIVESGRVEGRLRRGEMIPKENLRNGDRVRAMIMEVDLTLRGAPIILSRSAPEFMIELFRNEVPEIEQGLLEIKSCARDAGSRAKIAVLSHDKRVDPIGTCVGVRGTRVNAVTNELAGERVDIVLWSEDPAQFVIGALAPANVSSIVVDEEKHAMDVVVDEENLAIAIGRGGQNVRLASELTGWKINIMDAAESAQKQANETDASRKLFMEKLDVDEEIADILIAEGFASLEEVAYVPLQEMLEIESFDEDTVNELRARAKDALLTMEIAREESVEGVSQNLRDLEGLTPDLIAKLAEGGVHTRDDVADLAIDELTDLTGQSEEDAKALIMKAREHWFAGQQE
- a CDS encoding thioredoxin family protein translates to MDRPSAPSGLAPSASAAAEWSVVCLCAEWCGVCREYEGLFKALESLHPGVRFLWIDVEDREDIVEDFDVETFPSLLIAQGPLVRFLGPLLPQSGVLDRLLRSLMERPGAEAGPGEEAQALWARVRAANV
- the rimP gene encoding ribosome maturation factor RimP; its protein translation is MALQEIVEQTVAGLGYDLVEVERSAGGLLRITIDLPWSAPDVNAQLPVAEQFVTVEDCEKVTRQLQFALEVDGVEYKRLEVSSPGIDRPLRHEQDFLRFAGEVIDITLKAPLGAAAEGQVNANRKKFRGTLERAESGGWQIVWSDEPPPKPGQRVSKKRVPPPLQALGFTLDELRDARLAPIVDFKGRGSKAGPPPG